One genomic segment of Flagellimonas marinaquae includes these proteins:
- a CDS encoding glycosyl hydrolase: MRMPKNPLQSWVLLCLFLSTIFSYSQNPAPTAVDTSFYSGFKWRNIGPDRGGRSLGASGSSARPNEYYFGATGGGLWKTIDGGNTWKCVTDGYVTSSSVGAVAVAETNPDVVYIGMGETQLRGSITQGDGVYKTTDGGETWTHLGLEETQAIARVRVDPTNEDIVYVAALGHPYGNNEERGVFKSVNGGKTWKKVLYVSDKAGAADLIIDPNTPNVLYASTWQVYRKAWKMWGGGPDCKLWKSIDGGETWTDLTKNPGMPTGPIGKIGVTVSPVDSNRVWAIVEANEGGVFRSDDAGKTWKLTNNERKLRQRAFYYSRLVADPKDKDIVYGLNVGFFKSTDGGVTFDERITTPHGDNHDLWIDPNNPDRMINANDGGGVVSINGGKTWTAQDYPTSQFYHVMATSDVPYHVVGAQQDNSTLAIPSDGWDFMQARGPSPDWYYAVGGGESGWITQSPTNPDVFYAGSQGALLTRYDRSNGQIRDIQVYPRFFSGEPASALPERWQWTFPIMFAPKDPNVMYTCSQHVWKTTNDGQTWEKISPDLTYADPETLGKTGGVITMDMNGPEIYATVFALAPSNHDINTIWAGSDDGKIHITRDGGKNWEDITPTELPKFSRVSIIEESIHNPGTLYVAANRYQVDDRAPYVFKTHDYGKTWTKIILGIKDGHFARAIREDHQKEGLLFLATEHGVYFSINDGSEWQSLQLNLPDTPIRDLVIKDNDVVLGSHGRGFWILDDIQPLREYSENLKNQKSVLFKPTNAIRGIYNANFQYFLEEQVDTVTFSIFDADNKLIDTFGGNQSNYEKSGRSSWWSRFSSTKPTTAKGINTFTWNLRYPGPTTFDGIIIWGASAEVGPKAPLGNYTVQMKVGEEVIKSYPFKIEIDPNLKGVTADDLEKQFELASKITAKATIANEAVIKIRSIRKQMDSLGKGVPSKKFKKLSEDFMASLTKIEEDLYQTKNQSGQDPLNFPIKLNNRFNALQRSIENGDAKPTDAAYVVYNELSEELDGHMAKLNSLLQKELPKINQFLKDNQLSTIENK, from the coding sequence ATGAGAATGCCAAAAAATCCACTACAGAGTTGGGTGCTACTCTGTCTTTTTCTTTCAACAATTTTCTCCTATTCACAAAATCCAGCTCCCACTGCCGTTGACACTAGCTTTTATAGCGGTTTTAAATGGAGAAATATAGGTCCCGACCGAGGAGGACGCTCCTTGGGCGCCTCTGGAAGCTCGGCCAGGCCCAACGAATATTATTTTGGAGCCACTGGAGGCGGACTTTGGAAAACCATCGATGGCGGAAACACGTGGAAATGTGTTACCGATGGTTATGTCACCAGTTCATCGGTAGGAGCCGTGGCCGTGGCCGAAACCAATCCGGACGTGGTATATATAGGAATGGGCGAAACCCAACTAAGAGGAAGCATTACTCAAGGGGATGGCGTTTACAAAACTACCGACGGCGGTGAAACATGGACACATTTAGGACTGGAAGAAACCCAGGCCATTGCCAGGGTACGAGTTGACCCGACCAACGAGGACATTGTTTATGTGGCAGCACTTGGACACCCCTATGGAAATAATGAGGAACGTGGTGTTTTTAAATCTGTTAACGGCGGAAAAACATGGAAAAAAGTTCTTTATGTAAGCGATAAGGCAGGTGCCGCCGATTTAATTATTGACCCCAATACCCCCAATGTATTATATGCAAGCACATGGCAAGTATACCGAAAAGCATGGAAAATGTGGGGCGGTGGTCCCGATTGTAAATTATGGAAATCCATTGATGGTGGCGAAACTTGGACGGACCTTACCAAAAATCCGGGTATGCCGACCGGGCCTATAGGCAAAATTGGCGTTACGGTTTCTCCTGTGGATTCCAACAGGGTTTGGGCCATTGTAGAAGCCAATGAAGGTGGTGTTTTCCGTTCCGATGATGCAGGAAAAACATGGAAATTGACCAATAACGAACGTAAACTTAGGCAACGCGCCTTTTACTATTCCAGATTGGTCGCCGATCCAAAGGACAAGGATATTGTATATGGATTGAATGTTGGATTCTTTAAATCCACGGACGGAGGAGTAACCTTTGACGAGCGTATAACCACTCCCCATGGAGACAATCACGATCTATGGATAGACCCCAATAATCCCGACCGAATGATCAATGCAAACGATGGCGGTGGTGTTGTGAGCATAAACGGCGGAAAAACATGGACGGCCCAAGATTATCCTACCTCGCAGTTTTATCACGTTATGGCAACAAGCGATGTTCCCTACCATGTTGTTGGTGCACAACAGGACAACTCTACCTTGGCCATACCCAGCGATGGTTGGGATTTTATGCAGGCCAGAGGCCCAAGCCCAGATTGGTATTATGCCGTAGGTGGCGGAGAAAGTGGTTGGATTACACAAAGCCCAACAAATCCCGATGTTTTTTATGCAGGTAGCCAAGGCGCTCTTTTAACCCGCTATGATCGAAGCAATGGTCAAATAAGAGATATTCAGGTCTATCCAAGATTTTTCTCCGGAGAACCTGCCAGTGCACTTCCCGAACGTTGGCAATGGACCTTCCCTATTATGTTCGCTCCCAAAGACCCCAATGTAATGTACACCTGCTCCCAACACGTTTGGAAAACCACCAACGATGGACAGACCTGGGAAAAAATAAGTCCAGATCTTACTTATGCGGACCCTGAAACTTTGGGCAAAACCGGCGGTGTGATCACTATGGACATGAACGGTCCTGAGATTTATGCCACAGTTTTTGCGTTGGCCCCATCCAATCACGACATAAATACCATTTGGGCGGGTTCCGATGATGGTAAAATACATATTACGAGAGACGGCGGCAAAAACTGGGAAGATATAACCCCTACCGAATTGCCCAAATTCTCAAGAGTGAGCATTATCGAGGAATCCATCCATAATCCGGGCACTTTATATGTAGCAGCCAACCGTTACCAAGTGGATGACCGTGCCCCTTACGTTTTTAAAACACATGATTATGGAAAAACTTGGACCAAAATAATTTTAGGCATTAAAGACGGACATTTTGCCAGGGCCATTCGAGAAGACCATCAAAAAGAAGGACTTTTATTCTTGGCTACCGAACACGGCGTTTATTTTTCCATAAACGATGGCTCAGAATGGCAATCGCTCCAGTTAAACTTGCCGGACACCCCCATCCGCGATCTAGTAATCAAGGACAACGATGTTGTTTTAGGCTCCCATGGAAGAGGTTTCTGGATTTTGGACGACATTCAACCCCTGCGAGAGTATTCCGAAAATCTAAAGAATCAAAAAAGTGTATTGTTCAAACCCACCAATGCCATACGCGGTATCTATAATGCCAACTTTCAATATTTCTTGGAAGAACAAGTGGATACGGTGACTTTCTCCATTTTTGATGCCGATAACAAACTAATCGACACCTTTGGCGGAAACCAATCTAATTACGAAAAGAGTGGGAGATCATCCTGGTGGAGCCGTTTTAGCAGTACCAAACCTACTACGGCCAAAGGTATTAATACTTTTACTTGGAACTTGCGATATCCCGGACCAACCACTTTTGATGGAATAATTATCTGGGGAGCTTCGGCAGAAGTGGGCCCCAAGGCACCTCTCGGCAACTATACCGTGCAAATGAAAGTAGGTGAGGAAGTTATCAAAAGCTATCCGTTTAAAATTGAAATAGACCCAAATTTAAAAGGTGTTACAGCTGATGACCTTGAAAAGCAATTTGAATTGGCATCCAAAATCACTGCAAAAGCCACCATTGCCAACGAAGCAGTTATCAAAATAAGAAGCATTCGCAAACAAATGGACAGTTTGGGCAAAGGAGTGCCCAGTAAAAAATTTAAAAAACTGTCTGAAGATTTTATGGCTTCCTTGACCAAAATCGAAGAAGACCTGTACCAAACCAAAAACCAATCGGGGCAAGATCCTCTGAATTTCCCGATTAAACTGAACAACCGGTTCAACGCCTTGCAAAGAAGTATCGAAAATGGGGATGCCAAACCTACCGATGCCGCTTACGTGGTGTATAATGAACTTTCTGAAGAATTGGACGGACATATGGCCAAGCTGAACAGTCTATTACAAAAGGAGCTTCCAAAGATCAATCAATTTTTAAAAGACAACCAACTATCAACCATTGAGAACAAGTAG
- a CDS encoding SDR family NAD(P)-dependent oxidoreductase: MDFKGKHVLITGSSRGIGKATAMAFAKKGAKVGINYRNNDAVAQQTLQELAGDGHSLFKRDISQKSETKALIDDFIKEYGQLDVLVNNAGISIFHEIDQVDFEHWSHAWEKTFETNLFAVANLCYWGAKAMMKSGGGHIVSVSSRGAFRGEPTKPAYGASKAALNSMSQSLAKKLAPHNIYVGVVAPGFTETEMAKETLTAAERENLLRESPFKRMAQPEEVAHAILFLASAEAAYSSGTIIDVNGASYLR, translated from the coding sequence ATGGATTTTAAAGGTAAGCACGTATTGATCACAGGGTCCTCCCGAGGCATCGGAAAAGCCACAGCTATGGCATTTGCCAAAAAAGGAGCCAAAGTAGGCATCAATTATAGGAATAATGATGCTGTCGCCCAACAAACACTTCAAGAATTGGCAGGAGACGGCCATTCACTTTTCAAAAGAGATATTTCTCAAAAATCAGAGACCAAAGCACTGATAGATGACTTTATAAAAGAATATGGTCAGTTGGATGTTCTGGTGAACAATGCCGGAATTTCCATCTTCCACGAGATTGACCAAGTAGATTTTGAACACTGGTCGCATGCCTGGGAAAAAACCTTCGAGACCAATCTTTTTGCCGTGGCCAACTTGTGCTACTGGGGAGCCAAGGCCATGATGAAGTCCGGCGGCGGACATATTGTTAGCGTATCCTCTAGAGGTGCTTTTCGTGGCGAGCCTACAAAACCGGCCTATGGTGCCAGCAAAGCTGCATTGAATTCCATGAGCCAATCCTTGGCCAAAAAATTGGCGCCGCACAACATTTATGTTGGGGTTGTAGCTCCAGGATTTACCGAAACCGAAATGGCCAAAGAAACCTTAACGGCTGCCGAACGCGAAAACTTGCTCCGAGAATCACCCTTTAAACGAATGGCACAACCGGAGGAAGTAGCCCATGCGATTTTGTTCTTGGCATCGGCCGAGGCGGCTTATTCCTCTGGAACCATAATCGATGTAAACGGAGCTTCATATCTAAGATAG
- a CDS encoding S9 family peptidase, whose protein sequence is MHKSLFLLFLALSFQFSSAQKKEFSYLDIFDLQYASDPQISPNGEWVVYRRMGFDIMKDGSRGNLWLIRSDGSQNQKLTASESNESSPRWSPSGDRIAFTSSTGEGSEIYMYWVGTGKVAKLTQLPFGPSSLTWSPDGNQLAFSMNVPQAPPVIAKIPSKPKGAKWQKAPRITDRLYHEADGRGYIAPGFNHIFTIPANGGAARQITSGDWHHRGTLSWAKDGSKIYFSANRVEDWEYRFRNSEIYSVDVETGNIVALTDRNGPDSNPQVSPDGKFIAYAGYEDKVQAHQTYKLHVMNIDGSAQRVISEDLDRSVSNIQWNEKGDGIYVSYDDKGNGKVGLISLKGKITKLADNLGGTSLGRPYSGGSYSVSNKGTIVFTQTRPNYPADLAILGPKAKNAERITNLNKALLSYRNLGKVEEVWYKSSVDGRDIQGWIVYPPNYDANKKYPFMVENHGGPIANYGDRFSIEMQLYAAAGYVVFYPNPRGSTSYGEEFANLLYNNYPGEDYNDVMDGVDHCIEKGVAHEDQLFVTGGSAGGIMSAWMIGKNNRFEAAVVAKPVMNWISKTLTADNYFYYAENRYPGQPWENFEGYWKFSPISLVGNVQTPTMVMVGMNDLRTPPSEAKQLYHALKLRKIEAVLVEIPGASHGIANKPSNLMTKVAHTIAWFDKYRTDIKNE, encoded by the coding sequence ATGCATAAATCACTTTTTTTGCTTTTTTTAGCGCTGTCATTTCAATTTTCATCCGCACAAAAAAAAGAATTTTCCTATCTCGATATTTTTGATCTTCAATATGCGAGCGACCCTCAAATATCTCCGAATGGTGAATGGGTGGTGTACCGAAGAATGGGTTTTGATATTATGAAAGATGGCTCTCGCGGCAATCTTTGGTTGATCCGTTCGGATGGGAGTCAGAACCAAAAACTTACGGCATCGGAAAGTAATGAGAGCAGTCCTAGATGGTCGCCCAGTGGAGATCGGATCGCATTTACCAGCAGTACTGGAGAAGGTTCTGAAATATATATGTACTGGGTAGGTACGGGCAAAGTAGCCAAGTTGACCCAATTGCCTTTTGGCCCAAGTTCGTTGACCTGGTCCCCGGATGGAAACCAATTGGCTTTTTCCATGAACGTTCCGCAAGCACCCCCGGTAATTGCTAAAATACCATCCAAGCCAAAAGGCGCAAAATGGCAAAAAGCTCCGAGAATTACCGATCGCTTGTACCACGAAGCGGATGGGCGAGGCTATATCGCCCCTGGGTTCAACCATATTTTTACAATTCCTGCCAATGGCGGGGCGGCACGCCAAATAACTTCTGGTGATTGGCACCATAGAGGTACTTTGTCCTGGGCCAAAGATGGTTCCAAAATCTACTTTTCCGCCAATAGGGTAGAGGATTGGGAGTATCGATTCCGTAACAGCGAGATATATTCTGTTGATGTGGAAACAGGCAATATTGTTGCCCTTACCGATCGTAACGGACCGGATTCCAACCCGCAGGTTTCTCCCGATGGAAAATTTATCGCTTATGCGGGTTATGAGGATAAGGTGCAGGCCCATCAAACATACAAATTACATGTAATGAATATTGATGGGAGTGCACAACGTGTTATTTCGGAGGACTTGGACCGATCCGTGTCGAACATCCAATGGAACGAAAAAGGAGATGGAATATATGTATCCTATGATGACAAAGGAAATGGTAAAGTGGGATTGATATCCCTCAAAGGAAAAATTACAAAATTAGCCGACAATCTGGGCGGCACAAGTTTGGGAAGGCCATATTCCGGTGGTTCGTACAGTGTTTCCAACAAGGGCACCATAGTTTTTACACAGACCAGACCAAATTACCCGGCAGATTTGGCCATTCTGGGACCAAAAGCAAAAAACGCTGAAAGAATAACCAACCTGAACAAAGCACTGCTCAGCTATAGAAATTTGGGCAAGGTGGAGGAGGTTTGGTACAAATCGTCCGTGGATGGGCGGGATATTCAAGGGTGGATTGTTTACCCACCCAATTACGACGCCAATAAAAAGTATCCTTTTATGGTGGAAAACCATGGAGGTCCCATTGCCAATTATGGTGATAGATTTTCCATTGAAATGCAATTGTATGCCGCTGCCGGATATGTGGTTTTCTATCCAAACCCGAGAGGTAGCACAAGTTATGGAGAGGAGTTTGCCAATTTGCTCTACAACAATTACCCCGGCGAGGATTATAATGATGTAATGGACGGAGTGGACCATTGCATTGAAAAAGGTGTGGCCCACGAAGATCAGTTGTTTGTGACCGGAGGTAGTGCGGGAGGAATAATGTCAGCTTGGATGATCGGCAAAAACAATCGTTTTGAGGCAGCCGTGGTGGCCAAACCGGTTATGAACTGGATCAGTAAAACTTTGACGGCCGACAATTATTTTTATTATGCCGAAAATAGATATCCAGGGCAACCTTGGGAAAATTTTGAAGGGTATTGGAAATTTTCACCTATTTCGCTCGTTGGTAATGTACAGACACCCACCATGGTGATGGTCGGGATGAACGATTTGCGAACACCTCCGAGCGAGGCCAAGCAGTTGTACCATGCCCTTAAACTAAGAAAAATAGAGGCTGTTTTGGTGGAGATTCCCGGAGCCAGCCATGGCATAGCCAACAAACCGAGCAATTTAATGACCAAAGTGGCCCATACTATTGCATGGTTTGATAAGTATAGAACAGATATTAAAAATGAATAA
- a CDS encoding DUF2141 domain-containing protein gives MKRFLFLFLLPVVGFSQNTLSVQVNNVKSHKGKVNVAVYDSDEGFLSFDQVLKTKSVVADQGSVVLHISDLPSGEYALAVFHDENDNGKLDTNWLGIPKEKVAFSNAKMKTFGPPKYKECAFRMDSDHQIHIDL, from the coding sequence ATGAAAAGGTTTTTGTTTTTATTCTTATTGCCCGTTGTGGGCTTTTCCCAAAACACCTTATCCGTTCAGGTGAACAATGTAAAATCCCATAAGGGAAAGGTCAATGTTGCGGTTTACGATTCCGACGAAGGTTTTTTGTCTTTTGATCAGGTACTAAAAACGAAAAGTGTGGTGGCCGACCAAGGTAGTGTTGTGCTTCATATTTCCGATCTGCCTTCTGGAGAGTATGCTTTGGCCGTTTTCCACGATGAGAACGATAACGGAAAGTTGGACACCAATTGGCTGGGCATCCCAAAAGAGAAAGTAGCCTTTTCCAATGCCAAGATGAAGACTTTTGGACCTCCAAAATATAAGGAGTGCGCTTTTAGAATGGATTCCGATCACCAAATCCACATTGATTTATAA
- a CDS encoding DUF423 domain-containing protein, with the protein METIFMAQLMGALYGLLAVVFGAFGAHALKKKLTPELLQSFETGVKYQMYHAIILLILGFNLNFDKPMDSWIINCFIFGTLLFSFSIYALCLGAAKGNKPRFLGPVTPLGGLLLVVGWGLLLYSFVSNLF; encoded by the coding sequence ATGGAAACAATTTTTATGGCTCAATTAATGGGTGCACTATACGGGCTTTTAGCGGTAGTTTTTGGCGCCTTTGGTGCCCATGCGTTAAAAAAGAAATTGACCCCCGAGTTGCTGCAAAGTTTTGAAACAGGAGTCAAATATCAGATGTACCATGCCATTATACTGTTGATCCTAGGCTTTAATCTAAATTTTGATAAGCCAATGGACTCTTGGATTATTAACTGCTTTATTTTTGGAACACTGTTGTTTTCGTTCAGTATTTATGCATTGTGTTTAGGTGCTGCAAAAGGAAACAAACCCCGTTTTTTAGGACCAGTGACCCCGCTCGGAGGACTGCTTTTGGTCGTAGGTTGGGGGTTGTTGCTCTACTCTTTTGTTTCCAATCTGTTTTAA
- the feoB gene encoding ferrous iron transport protein B produces MSKNINVALIGNPNTGKTSVFNQLTGLKQKVGNYPGITVEKKEGVCKLPRGVKAHILDLPGTYSLNTTSLDESLVVELLLNKNDKDYPDVAVVISDVENLKRNLLLFTQIKDLKIPTILVINMADRMDRKGISLDNEAMEKKLDTKIALVSTRKNTGIDRVKELITDYKNISSKPLLDPNRISPEYFDRLQKAFPQEDLYKLWLVITQDVNFMPIEKKRIQDATDFSTKSKDELKKLQHKETVLRYQLINTILKKTYKVDFLAAKGLRATLDKILTHKIFGYLIFFAILLLIFQAIFEWSSYPMDFIDESFASAAEWIKNTLPAGLFTDLLAEGVVAGIGGIVIFIPQIAFLFLFISILEESGYMSRVVFLMDRLMRPFGLSGKSVVPLISGNACAIPAIMATRTIENWKERLITILVTPFTTCSARLPVYLILIALVIPEGSFIGLSYQALTLMLLYLIGFGMALLSAMVLNKILKIKSRSIFMIEMPTYRLPLIKNVGYTVIEKTKSFVLGAGKIILAISIVLWFLGSNGYSDDFKNAEDIVTERIQNEGLSTYSKNYIQNNIASYRETALDEGMAPKTIQDSVKVLTSELSERAIAQEIASHKLEHSYIGQIGKAFEPIVKPLGYDWKIGIAVLTSFAAREVFVGTLATIYSVGSDEEETIKNRMAAELDDSGKPLFNLASGISLMLFYAFAMQCMSTLAIVKRETNSWKWPMIQLGFMSIFAYIVALIAYQILI; encoded by the coding sequence ATGAGCAAAAACATTAATGTAGCCTTGATCGGCAACCCGAACACAGGGAAAACCTCGGTTTTTAATCAACTTACAGGACTCAAGCAAAAAGTAGGGAACTATCCAGGAATCACCGTAGAAAAAAAAGAAGGTGTCTGCAAACTTCCAAGAGGGGTCAAGGCGCACATTCTGGATTTACCGGGCACATACAGTCTCAATACAACTTCGTTGGACGAAAGCTTGGTGGTAGAACTCCTGCTCAACAAAAACGATAAGGATTATCCAGACGTTGCCGTGGTGATCAGTGATGTGGAAAACCTCAAGAGGAACCTGCTGCTTTTTACACAAATCAAGGACCTTAAGATCCCTACCATTTTGGTGATCAACATGGCCGACAGGATGGACCGCAAGGGCATCTCGTTGGACAATGAGGCCATGGAGAAAAAACTTGATACCAAGATTGCGCTGGTAAGCACCCGTAAAAATACGGGCATCGACCGAGTAAAAGAACTCATTACCGATTACAAGAACATCTCGTCCAAACCCCTCCTCGATCCCAATCGAATTTCTCCAGAATATTTTGATCGACTACAAAAAGCTTTCCCACAGGAAGATCTGTACAAGCTCTGGCTGGTGATCACCCAGGATGTAAATTTTATGCCGATTGAAAAAAAGCGGATTCAAGATGCCACGGATTTCTCCACAAAATCAAAGGATGAGCTCAAAAAACTACAACATAAGGAAACCGTTCTTCGATATCAGCTGATCAATACTATTTTAAAGAAGACCTATAAAGTCGATTTTTTGGCGGCAAAAGGTCTTCGTGCGACCTTGGATAAGATACTTACCCACAAAATATTCGGATACCTTATCTTTTTCGCCATTCTACTGTTGATTTTCCAGGCTATTTTCGAATGGAGCTCGTATCCCATGGACTTTATAGACGAGAGCTTTGCCTCGGCAGCTGAATGGATCAAAAACACCTTGCCGGCCGGATTGTTTACGGATTTATTGGCAGAGGGAGTAGTGGCCGGAATCGGGGGAATCGTAATTTTTATACCCCAGATCGCGTTCTTGTTCCTTTTTATTTCCATTCTGGAAGAATCTGGATACATGAGCCGTGTAGTCTTTTTAATGGACAGATTAATGAGACCTTTTGGACTGAGCGGAAAAAGTGTGGTGCCATTAATTTCGGGAAATGCATGTGCAATTCCGGCGATTATGGCCACTCGTACCATAGAAAATTGGAAGGAAAGACTTATCACCATTTTGGTCACACCTTTCACCACCTGCTCCGCTAGGTTGCCCGTGTACTTAATTCTAATTGCCTTGGTAATTCCGGAAGGCAGTTTTATAGGACTTAGTTATCAAGCATTGACCTTGATGTTGTTGTACCTGATCGGATTTGGCATGGCGCTTTTATCTGCAATGGTATTGAACAAGATCCTTAAAATAAAAAGCAGATCTATTTTTATGATAGAAATGCCTACATATCGCTTGCCTTTAATAAAAAATGTGGGCTACACCGTAATCGAAAAAACCAAAAGTTTTGTTTTGGGTGCCGGTAAGATCATTCTGGCCATTTCCATTGTCTTATGGTTTTTGGGTTCCAATGGCTATTCCGATGATTTTAAAAACGCCGAAGACATTGTTACCGAAAGAATCCAAAATGAAGGATTGAGCACCTACAGCAAAAATTATATCCAGAACAACATTGCTTCTTATCGCGAAACGGCATTGGACGAAGGAATGGCGCCAAAGACCATTCAGGATTCCGTAAAGGTTTTAACATCGGAACTTTCCGAAAGGGCCATAGCTCAAGAAATCGCCAGTCATAAATTGGAACATTCGTACATTGGTCAAATCGGCAAGGCCTTTGAGCCCATTGTAAAACCTCTGGGCTACGATTGGAAAATTGGAATTGCAGTACTGACATCGTTTGCTGCCCGCGAAGTATTCGTTGGAACTTTGGCTACAATATATAGTGTTGGCAGCGATGAGGAGGAAACCATTAAAAACAGAATGGCCGCCGAACTGGATGATTCCGGAAAACCATTGTTCAACTTGGCATCGGGAATTTCGTTGATGTTATTTTATGCCTTTGCCATGCAATGTATGAGTACACTCGCCATTGTAAAAAGAGAAACAAATTCTTGGAAGTGGCCTATGATCCAGCTGGGCTTTATGAGCATTTTTGCCTACATTGTAGCTTTAATAGCCTACCAAATCCTAATATAA
- a CDS encoding FeoA family protein, protein MATVADLQYGQKGIIKDFTEHSLPVKLMELGCLPGNSVELLQIAPLNDPIYINLSGSHLAIRRSLAELIELDIIEETQAK, encoded by the coding sequence GTGGCTACCGTTGCAGATTTACAATATGGACAAAAAGGTATAATCAAGGATTTTACCGAACATTCGCTCCCTGTTAAATTAATGGAATTGGGCTGCTTGCCCGGCAACAGTGTGGAACTGTTGCAAATAGCTCCCTTGAACGACCCCATATACATCAACCTCAGTGGAAGTCATCTCGCAATACGAAGGTCTTTGGCAGAACTTATCGAGCTGGATATTATTGAAGAAACGCAGGCCAAATGA
- a CDS encoding SCO family protein, with the protein MGSFFAKYKFFGIVMLALSGVIVYLFYNALQPKKMLPVYQPSMVDKSLVDSTLHYTKKYHKIGDFSLVNQNGDTITQNNYKDKIYVADFFFTTCPTICPIMTKNMAEIQEVIKDKPNVMLLSHSVTPQIDTVAQLKRYAMEKGVLDHKWNLVTGNKKQIYELARKSYLAVKNDGDGGPFDMIHTENFILVDKEKRIRGFYDGTNRDDIDRLLEDLKILEASYTE; encoded by the coding sequence ATGGGATCTTTCTTTGCAAAATACAAGTTCTTTGGCATCGTAATGTTGGCTCTTTCCGGCGTAATCGTATATCTATTTTACAATGCGCTGCAACCAAAAAAAATGTTGCCGGTCTACCAACCATCAATGGTAGACAAATCGCTTGTGGACAGCACATTGCACTATACCAAAAAGTATCACAAAATCGGGGATTTTTCCTTGGTGAACCAAAATGGTGACACCATAACACAGAACAATTACAAGGACAAAATCTATGTAGCCGATTTTTTCTTTACCACTTGCCCTACGATTTGCCCGATAATGACCAAGAATATGGCCGAGATCCAAGAAGTGATCAAGGACAAACCAAACGTTATGCTACTCTCCCACTCCGTTACACCTCAAATCGATACCGTAGCGCAATTAAAAAGGTATGCCATGGAAAAAGGGGTCTTGGACCACAAATGGAATTTGGTGACAGGGAATAAAAAACAGATCTATGAGTTGGCCAGAAAGTCGTATCTCGCGGTAAAAAACGACGGAGACGGCGGTCCTTTTGATATGATTCATACCGAAAATTTTATCCTTGTGGACAAAGAAAAACGAATCCGCGGCTTTTACGATGGAACCAACCGAGACGATATTGATCGCCTTTTGGAAGATCTTAAAATACTTGAGGCCAGTTATACCGAATAA